One region of Quercus lobata isolate SW786 chromosome 2, ValleyOak3.0 Primary Assembly, whole genome shotgun sequence genomic DNA includes:
- the LOC115974555 gene encoding thioredoxin-like protein CDSP32, chloroplastic, with protein MATFTNFLSKPPSSLATFPKINNPLCFPRSFIPFVTKPKALTKKLETNRTHFITKAAAASGTAKKVESDERVQRVHSIEEFDEALRMAKNKLVVVEYAASHSYHSSKIYPFMVDLSRTCNDVEFLLVMGDESEKTRELCERERIEQVPHFSFYKSMEKIHEEEGIGPDVLMGDVLYYGDNHSAVVQLHSREDVEKLIADHKVDQKLIVLDVGLKHCGPCVKVYPTVVKLSKQMVDTVVFARMNGDENDSCMAFLKDMNVVEVPTFLFIRDGDICGRYVGSGKGELIGEILRYQGVRVT; from the coding sequence ATGGCTACATTCACAAATTTCTTATCCAAACCACCCTCTTCTCTAGCCACTTTCCCTAAAATCAATAACCCTCTTTGTTTCCCTCGTTCCTTTATACCCTTTGTGACTAAACCTAAAGCTCTAACAAAAAAACTTGAAACCAACCGAACTCACTTCATTACAAAAGCCGCAGCAGCTTCTGGTACTGCTAAAAAAGTTGAAAGCGATGAAAGAGTACAACGAGTTCACAGTATTGAAGAATTCGATGAAGCTCTCCGAATGGCCAAAAACAAGCTCGTCGTGGTAGAGTACGCTGCCAGCCATAGTTACCACAGCAGCAAAATCTACCCTTTCATGGTGGACTTGAGCAGAACATGCAACGACGTAGAGTTCCTTCTTGTAATGGGTGATGAATCAGAGAAGACAAGGGAGCTttgcgagagagagagaattgaacAAGTCCCacacttcagcttttacaaGAGCATGGAGAAAATTCACGAAGAGGAAGGGATAGGCCCAGATGTTCTCATGGGAGACGTGTTGTACTACGGAGATaaccattctgctgtggtgcAATTGCATAGTAGAGAGGATGTGGAGAAGTTGATTGCAGACCATAAGGTTGATCAGAAGCTGATTGTTCTTGATGTGGGGTTGAAGCATTGTGGGCCATGTGTGAAGGTGTATCCGACTGTGGTTAAGCTCTCGAAGCAGATGGTTGATACTGTGGTTTTTGCACGCATGAATGGTGATGAGAATGATAGCTGCATGGCGTTCTTGAAGGACATGAACGTTGTGGAGGTGCCTACGTTTTTGTTCATCAGAGACGGTGACATTTGTGGAAGGTATGTGGGTTCGGGTAAAGGGGAGCTTATTGGTGAAATCCTCAGATACCAGGGAGTTCGTGTGACATAA
- the LOC115959633 gene encoding uncharacterized protein LOC115959633, whose translation MRNYPCGNIVGADEFQQVLMDLQLCDLSVSGQRFTWMNKREDEDFVMERLDRAFGIVEWVNKYPLYSLRNLPIVKSDHGSIILDLEFQTPFRKQPFRFELMWLTHAGCKEMVEVAIRMKQNQLQHLQDSIVTNDDVRRERVYREELEELLDREELMWALKARTNWFLHGDRNTRYFQTVVRQRRSKNRIIQIKDEEGNLTDNAEETENIFLESFKRSFRGNNSLTVKNIIQELHGLPIPSLTKHQLQILNIGISN comes from the exons ATGAGAAATTATCCTTGTGGGAATATTGTTGGAGCTGATGAGTTTCAACAGGTTCTTATGGATTTACAGTTGTGTGATTTAAGTGTCTCAGGACAAAGATTTACATGGATGAACAAAAGGGAGGATGAAGATTTTGTCATGGAAAGATTGGATAGAGCATTTGGTATTGTGGAGTGGGTTAACAAATATCCACTTTACTCACTAAGAAACCTTCCAATTGTTAAATCTGATCATGGTTCAATAATTTTGGACCTTGAGTTTCAAACACCTTTTAGGAAACAACCCTTTAGATTTGAGCTCATGTGGTTGACTCATGCTGGTTGTAAGGAGATG GTGGAGGTTGCAATAAGGATGaaacaaaatcaattacaaCATCTTCAAGATTCAATTGTGACTAATGATGACGTTAGGAGGGAGAGAGTCTATCGAGAGGAACTTGAGGAACTTCTAGATAGAGAGGAGTTGATGTGGGCTCTAAAAGCTAGAACAAACTGGTTTCTACATGGGGATAGAAACACAAGGTATTTTCAGACAGTGGTTAGGCAAAGAAGGTCAAAGAATAGGATAATTCAAATTAAGGATGAAGAGGGGAACTTAACTGACAATGCTGAGGAGACTGAAAATATATTTCTTGAATCTTTCAAAAGAAGCTTTAGGGGCAACAACTCTTTAACGGTGAAAAATATCATTCAGGAGCTCCATGGGCTTCCTATCCCTTCTCTCACTAAACATCAACTTCAGATCCTAAATATAGGCATATCCAACTAG
- the LOC115974557 gene encoding 24-methylenesterol C-methyltransferase 2 yields MDTVALLCTGALLAGGVYWFVCVLGSAEQKGKRAVDLSGGSISSENVRDNYNQYWSFFRRPKEIETTEKVPDFVDTFYNLVTDIYEWGWGQSFHFSPSIAGKSNRDATRLHEEMAVDLINVKPGDRVLDVGCGVGGPMRAIAAHSRAKVVGITINDYQVKRARIHNKKAGLDSLCEVVCGNFLEMPFPDNSFDGAYSIEATCHAPKLEEVYAEIFRVLKPGTMYVSYEWVTTEKYRGDNPEHVDIIQGIERGDALPGLRNYLDIAETARKVGFEVVKERDLAQPPALPWWTRLKMGRIAYWRNHILVMVLSALGIAPKGTLDVHEMLFNTADFLTRGGDSGIFSPMHMILCRKPESPASS; encoded by the coding sequence ATGGACACTGTTGCTCTCCTCTGCACTGGGGCTCTATTGGCCGGTGGAGTCTACTGGTTCGTTTGCGTACTTGGCTCCGCTGAACAAAAGGGCAAAAGGGCCGTCGATCTCTCCGGCGGTTCAATCTCGTCCGAGAATGTTCGAGACAATTACAATCAATACTGGTCCTTCTTCCGCCGCCCAAAAGAGATTGAAACCACCGAGAAAGTCCCAGACTTTGTCGACACTTTCTACAACTTAGTCACCGACATTTACGAGTGGGGTTGGGGCCAGTCCTTCCATTTCTCACCGTCGATCGCCGGAAAGTCCAACCGCGACGCCACGCGCCTCCACGAAGAAATGGCCGTCGATCTGATCAACGTGAAGCCCGGAGATCGAGTCCTCGACGTCGGGTGCGGAGTCGGTGGGCCCATGCGAGCCATCGCGGCCCACTCGCGCGCGAAGGTCGTGGGTATCACGATCAACGATTACCAAGTGAAGCGAGCCCGTATTCACAACAAGAAAGCCGGGCTCGATTCGCTCTGCGAGGTCGTGTGCGGGAACTTCCTCGAGATGCCGTTCCCGGACAACAGCTTCGACGGCGCGTACTCGATCGAGGCGACCTGCCACGCGCCGAAGCTGGAGGAGGTCTACGCCGAGATCTTCAGGGTTTTGAAGCCCGGAACTATGTACGTGTCGTACGAATGGGTCACCACAGAGAAGTACAGAGGTGACAACCCAGAACACGTGGACATCATCCAAGGTATCGAACGAGGTGACGCCTTGCCTGGTCTCAGAAACTACCTGGACATAGCGGAGACAGCTAGGAAAGTAGGGTTCGAGGTTGTTAAGGAGCGAGATCTGGCTCAGCCTCCGGCGCTACCTTGGTGGACTAGGTTGAAGATGGGTAGGATTGCCTACTGGAGGAACCACATTCTTGTGATGGTCCTCTCTGCTTTGGGAATCGCACCCAAAGGTACTCTCGATGTGCACGAGATGCTTTTCAACACCGCTGACTTTTTGACTCGAGGCGGTGACTCTGGGATTTTCAGTCCGATGCACATGATCCTCTGCCGAAAGCCTGAGTCACCAGCATCGTCTTAA